One Actinosynnema pretiosum DNA segment encodes these proteins:
- a CDS encoding PspA/IM30 family protein has translation MANPFVKAWKYFMAAFSSKIDEHADPKVQIQQAIEEAQRQHQALSQQAAAVIGNQRQLEMKLNRQLGEVEKLQASARQALVLSDEARAKGDEQRAAQFEEAAAGFATQLVTAEQGIEDLKTLHDQSLQAATQAKQAVENNASVLQGKLAERTKLLSQLEQAKMQEQVSHSLRQMTELAAPSSTPSLDEVRDKIEKRYTTALGSAELAQNSVQGRMMEVQRSTTQMAGISRLDQIRASMGGGATAGEITAKPNSAAANIQQEIQQRVQQAQSQPQQATQQLPQNPPAQS, from the coding sequence ATGGCCAACCCTTTCGTGAAGGCATGGAAGTACTTCATGGCGGCTTTTTCGTCGAAGATCGACGAGCACGCCGACCCGAAGGTGCAGATCCAGCAGGCCATCGAGGAGGCGCAGCGGCAGCACCAGGCGCTCTCCCAGCAGGCCGCAGCGGTGATCGGCAACCAGCGGCAGCTGGAGATGAAGCTCAACCGGCAGCTCGGTGAGGTCGAGAAGCTCCAGGCCTCCGCGCGCCAGGCGCTCGTGCTGTCCGACGAGGCCCGCGCCAAGGGCGACGAGCAGCGCGCCGCCCAGTTCGAGGAGGCCGCCGCCGGGTTCGCGACCCAGCTGGTCACCGCCGAGCAGGGCATCGAGGACCTGAAGACGCTGCACGACCAGTCGCTGCAGGCCGCGACCCAGGCGAAGCAGGCCGTCGAGAACAACGCGTCGGTCCTGCAGGGCAAGCTCGCCGAGCGCACCAAGCTGCTCAGCCAGCTGGAGCAGGCCAAGATGCAGGAGCAGGTCTCGCACTCGCTGCGGCAGATGACCGAGCTCGCCGCGCCCAGCAGCACCCCGTCCCTGGACGAGGTCCGCGACAAGATCGAGAAGCGGTACACCACCGCCCTCGGCTCCGCGGAGCTGGCGCAGAACTCGGTGCAGGGCCGCATGATGGAGGTGCAGCGCTCCACCACGCAGATGGCGGGCATCTCGCGCCTCGACCAGATCCGCGCCTCCATGGGCGGTGGCGCGACGGCGGGCGAGATCACCGCGAAGCCCAACTCCGCCGCCGCCAACATCCAGCAGGAGATCCAGCAGCGGGTGCAGCAGGCGCAGTCCCAGCCGCAGCAGGCCACGCAGCAGCTCCCGCAGAACCCGCCCGCCCAGAGCTGA
- a CDS encoding helix-turn-helix domain-containing protein, producing MTVLLREAIGDRLRHARTTQRRTLREVSRTARVSLGYLSEVERGRKEASSELLAAICDALELPLSELLHLVAADIGAVDKVAKSAALAEREAARAGLEAGTLVPAVVGNDLSDLRLQPVLTHRLPTAISKPRGSVVAA from the coding sequence ATGACCGTGCTGCTGCGCGAGGCGATCGGTGATCGGCTCCGCCATGCCCGCACCACACAACGCCGCACGCTGCGCGAGGTCTCCAGGACCGCGCGCGTGAGCCTCGGGTACCTGTCCGAGGTCGAGCGGGGGCGCAAGGAGGCGTCGAGCGAGCTGCTCGCCGCGATCTGCGACGCGCTCGAACTGCCCCTGTCCGAACTGCTGCACCTGGTCGCCGCCGACATCGGCGCCGTCGACAAGGTGGCGAAGTCCGCCGCGCTGGCGGAGCGCGAGGCCGCTCGCGCCGGGCTCGAGGCGGGCACCCTGGTGCCCGCGGTGGTCGGCAACGACCTGTCCGACCTGAGGCTGCAACCCGTCCTCACGCACCGGCTGCCGACCGCGATCAGCAAGCCGCGCGGTTCCGTGGTGGCCGCCTGA
- a CDS encoding CinA family protein has protein sequence MSAGVAGDATGADPTPEGDAAAGSRSGAVSTGRVLAEGVPDPLAVEVVGLLRARGETVATAESLTAGAVGALLAGVPGASAVLRGGLIVYATELKHSLAGVSAELLAEHGAVHPDVAAQLATGARDRCGATWGLGLTGVAGPGPQDGVPPGVVHIGVAGVSPVGGPSVEVSSVTLSGDRHRVRVASVITALELLRARLLVPVG, from the coding sequence GTGAGCGCCGGGGTGGCGGGGGACGCCACCGGGGCGGACCCCACCCCCGAGGGGGACGCCGCTGCGGGAAGCCGCAGCGGTGCGGTTTCGACCGGGCGCGTCCTCGCCGAGGGCGTCCCGGACCCGCTGGCGGTCGAGGTCGTCGGCCTGCTGCGCGCCAGGGGCGAGACGGTCGCGACGGCCGAGTCGCTCACGGCGGGCGCGGTCGGCGCGCTGCTGGCGGGCGTGCCCGGCGCGAGCGCGGTCCTGCGCGGCGGCCTGATCGTCTACGCCACCGAGCTCAAGCACTCGCTCGCCGGGGTGTCCGCCGAGCTGCTCGCCGAGCACGGCGCGGTTCACCCCGACGTGGCGGCCCAGCTCGCCACCGGCGCCCGCGACCGCTGCGGGGCCACCTGGGGCCTCGGGCTCACCGGGGTGGCGGGCCCCGGCCCGCAGGACGGGGTGCCACCCGGTGTCGTGCACATCGGGGTCGCCGGGGTCTCACCCGTAGGGGGACCCTCGGTGGAAGTGTCCTCGGTCACCCTCAGTGGTGATCGTCACCGGGTTCGGGTCGCGTCGGTGATCACCGCCCTGGAATTGCTGCGTGCGCGGCTGCTCGTCCCGGTAGGGTGA